DNA from Flavobacterium aestivum:
AAATAAGTCTTGTGGTCAATTTTTTGTGATTAGGATCTTTGCTAATATCTGGATCAATCCAATAATGATAAATAGGTTCATCTAAATCCCATTTTCCTAAACTTACTAGTTTTAAGGTGACTATAGCAGTTACTGGTTTTGTTAATGAAGCCACATTGAATATCGTGTTGTAAGGTGCACTGACTCCTTTTTTTAATTCACCAAACACTTTTACCTGTTGCAATTTGTTATCGTTAATGACTCCAATTCCTAAAGTAGGGATGTTGTTTTTGGTAAGCCATTTTTCGATTTCGGTATCATTATCAAAAAGCGATGATTTTGTTGTGTCGAGTAATTGAACCTGATGGTCGTAACTTAATGATTTTGTTAGTTTCCAAACACCATTTTCTAAAAGCCATAGATGAGTGAATTTTGCAGAACTGCCAAATACTTCTTTTTGTTTGTTTACCGTTTCATAAAATTGGTGAACTCCAATTTGGATTGCTCCATAAAGTTTGTCTTTTTTATAGAGTGGATAAATTTCTGTGCTTTCTGGAAGCAATTCTCTTCTGGATTGATAAGTCGTAGGGGAAATGCATAACCCATTTCGGAGATTGTGAAGAAACTGTTTTTTGTTTGAAATGCTGTCCTTATCATGATAAAATTCAAAGTTGTCGCTCAATAAGTTTTCAAATTGACTGATATCACAAGTATTGAATCCTACATTAAAAAGCAGACTGTCTTTTGAAATTATTGTTTTGAATAATTCCGAATTCTTTTCTACTTGAGAATGTCCCGCTTGCATGTAGAAAAGTAAGACCCCAATTAAAATTGCTTTTAGTTGGAAAATGCAGTGATTTGATTGATTCATTTTTGATTGATTGATTCTGCAATATTAGATCAAACATTATTTAAAGAATTGTAAAAAAGCGAAAATCTATCTTTTTTTTGAAAGAAAATACGAATCAGGATTGAACATTTTCGGAGTTATTTTCGCGAGGTCTTTAAAATCTTTTATAAAATGAGATTGATCAAAATATTTATTATTGAGTGCTATATTGGTTAGGTTATATCCCTCTGGAGCAGAGTGGGTCATTTGGTCTACCGATTTTCTGAACTTTAGAATTTTGATGTATTTTTTGATGGTAAGTCCCGTGGCACTTTTAAATTTAATTTGCAATATTCTTTGGGAGGAATTCAACTTTTCTCCAATTTCTGAAACATTAATTTCTTCATTATGGAGCTGGATCAGTTCACATATTTTTTCGATTATATTTTTATTGGGGTTTAAAGAAAATAACTCTTCAAAATAATTGTTTATACAATCTAGCAATTGCGAAATAGTATTCTCTAAACTGGGCTCAATTATATCTTTGAAGGGGAGGTCTCTTTGGTTTATTTTAATTATAGCATTGCTAAAATTACTTAAATCGTACTTTGGAAACATCGATATGGTCCAAGCATGAAATTGCACTATTGTAATTTTAGTTTTCGGTTCAATATTAATTAATACGGTATTGGTCATTTGGGAGGAAAAATAAATTCCCTGATTTAATACATACTTTTTTTTACTTGTATGTACTTCTGCCGATTTACCACTTATAATTGCCAGGTTGAAACTACCATTTGGGACTATTAATTTGTTTTCAATTGGCGTCTCTCCAGTACTATTATCTAAGCACCATATTTTATTTACAAATCGTTCACATTTTTTGCTCACATAATATTCTGAATATAATTCCATTTTTTGGATAATTAGGGGTCAATGTTTTGTAGCCTAGGGAATCAATTGCAGAATACTTTGACTGAACGAAACTATGATTAAAAAGTAATTTTACTAAAGCTCAAATATAGTAAAATTCCTGCTAGAGAATCGAGCTTTTTGTTAATCATTTTGTTCGCTAAAATTGTCAAAATGTTATAAATAGGTAATTCAAATGTTAGTGGTTGTCTTAGTTGTCAACAGGTTCCCATAATTCTATCTTATTGCCATCGGTATCCATAATATGTATAAATTTTCCATAGTCATAAGTTGCAATACTGTCAAGTATGGTCACTCCATTTTCTTTGAGTTGTTTTACAAGTTCTTCAAGGTTTTGAACTCGGTAATTAATCATAAATTCTTTTTTGGATGGAGAAAAATATTC
Protein-coding regions in this window:
- a CDS encoding class A beta-lactamase-related serine hydrolase, which translates into the protein MNQSNHCIFQLKAILIGVLLFYMQAGHSQVEKNSELFKTIISKDSLLFNVGFNTCDISQFENLLSDNFEFYHDKDSISNKKQFLHNLRNGLCISPTTYQSRRELLPESTEIYPLYKKDKLYGAIQIGVHQFYETVNKQKEVFGSSAKFTHLWLLENGVWKLTKSLSYDHQVQLLDTTKSSLFDNDTEIEKWLTKNNIPTLGIGVINDNKLQQVKVFGELKKGVSAPYNTIFNVASLTKPVTAIVTLKLVSLGKWDLDEPIYHYWIDPDISKDPNHKKLTTRLILSHQTGFSNWRGSSKDGKLHFQFEPGTKYQYSGEGLEYLRKALEHKFHKTLDQLANELIFMPLHMHDTEFFWSKKTDESRFAIGYNNKGVAYDTYKNTTANAADDLLTTIEDYGTFLVSVMNSDGLSKKVFDDMMTNQVETKNGKHFGLGFEIYDLGNGEIALSHSGADNGVQTIFFLFPKSKKGIVIFTNVDDGYKVYEKLLTHYFGQKGKKIIEIETKN
- a CDS encoding helix-turn-helix domain-containing protein; amino-acid sequence: MELYSEYYVSKKCERFVNKIWCLDNSTGETPIENKLIVPNGSFNLAIISGKSAEVHTSKKKYVLNQGIYFSSQMTNTVLINIEPKTKITIVQFHAWTISMFPKYDLSNFSNAIIKINQRDLPFKDIIEPSLENTISQLLDCINNYFEELFSLNPNKNIIEKICELIQLHNEEINVSEIGEKLNSSQRILQIKFKSATGLTIKKYIKILKFRKSVDQMTHSAPEGYNLTNIALNNKYFDQSHFIKDFKDLAKITPKMFNPDSYFLSKKR